The Terriglobia bacterium genome segment GGAGTTGGGTATCGCTTTCCTTAATCTCTGACATCTTACTTTTGAAACGGATTCAAGAACGCAGTGGCAAAGCCATAACGAAAGTGAAGAATGACGGCTGAAGCCAAGGCTAAGATCAGTGCCGCAGCAAAACGCCGCTGGGCAAAATGGCGCAAAGCAACGAAGAAGGACCAGAAGAAATAAGCCGTGCCTGTGTATAGGTCGGGGGCGTGCCGAAGTTGAGTAATTTTATGGATGGTCTAAACTTCTGAACAATGACTGCGTTTGACATAAAGTACGCTGCCTTGAACTTTCAAGATCCGATCTCGTCGAGTTGGAGTGAAGAGCTCTGCCGGGAGTTGGAAGAGCAATTTCAGGACGGGCAGCTGACCTGGGCAAAATGATCCCCACATGGTCTTGGAGTTCCCGCGAAATCTGCAGGGTTATGAAACGACACAGAAAGAGTGCCAGGCGACCTTTGGCGTTATGTGCGCCGTCGTGATCCCCAGTACCAAGTAATTTCGCAAGTTCATACTAACCTTTCATACTGGTCATCGGCGGCTATTATGTTCAATACCTGTATGTAGTTCCCTGCCATCTGCTCCATATACCAACCCTCAAACACATCCTTGTTATATGCCCAATAGAACCCAATCTCCCCATCCTGTTCCCACGCATGCACCTCCAGGTCAAAGCGCACGTGCCCTGGTTCCAGCCTTTCCTGATACATACTAAGTTTCGAGACAGCCGGCTCATGTGGTGAATTGTTTTGCAGAGCAAACATCACCTGGAAGATTGGCGTCGTATTCAGCGTCCGCTGCGGCGAGAGCTCTTCCACCACCT includes the following:
- a CDS encoding non-ribosomal peptide synthetase, coding for TLAMRVRVEGRRSLRELVGEVRRKALEGYRHQEVPFEKVVEELSPQRTLNTTPIFQVMFALQNNSPHEPAVSKLSMYQERLEPGHVRFDLEVHAWEQDGEIGFYWAYNKDVFEGWYMEQMAGNYIQVLNIIAADDQYERLV